The DNA segment caacgcatggcggcagctcgcgaccgtcagaaaagctacgcggataagcgtaggaagccattggaatttcaggtcggggaccgggttttactcaaagtctcaccctggaagggtgtggttcgttttgggaaacggggcaaactcaatccgcggtatgtcggaccattcgagattatagagagaataggcaaagtagcctacagactgaacctaccagctgaactcggggcagttcacaacgtcttccacgtgtcgaatctgaagaaatgcttgtcagatgagaccctcataattcctttgaaagagctcactatcgacgaacagttgcacttcgtcgaggaaccagttgaaatcacggaccgggatgttaaggtcctcaaacacaagagaatccctcttgttcgagttcgttggaactcccgtcgcggcccagagttcacctgggaacgcgaagatcagatgaaagaaaagtacccccaattgttcgtgaacagtgcaaccactactgaggctgaagctactactgcagaatttcgggacgaaattccaaatcaacggggggatgatgtgacaccccaggaaaaccagtaaacgatacaacttacctagcttcctcagtgagtacgtaccaaatttcgggacgaaatttcttttaagttggggataatgtgacaactcgtattttggacctatcttgtgtaacgttatatgattatgtgaactattatggttattgaatgttatgattatgtgctttgtgtaatgtatgtatgtatataaacggcccaaacgcacaacatagacacgatcgcacaagcccatcgGGCCTTATTCTTTGCACACGGATCATCGGGCAGCCCAagggagggttcggcccactcctcttttacgcaaacaaacaccAACCTTTggggttgttctctcatttgttacaaaacacaCAAGTTACCCCAAACCCTaaacttcttctctctctctcgttctaCTTTGGAACCCGACGGCTGTCCCACCTCCTTCGAACCGACTTACTTGCTCGATCATTCTAAGTTCCGGTTAGTGCTTATCTATTTGGTTTTATGTGGCATGATGTTATGACGTATATGCTTTACATGATGATAGCGATATAAACTGTTTGTGTACTAATTATCGGCCCACATGTATGTATTGGATGATGTTCATATGATTCAGATTTCATGATTTAGATTGAGAACCGAATAGATAAAACTCGGTTGTTATGGTTAATAATCGAAGTGTTTTGCTTGATGGTTAGGATTACAGGTCGACATGAAAGTTTACTAATCTTGTGATTCGGGTTGAAGGTTATGATGCTTGTTCATGTTATGATGTTTGTTCATGTTGAAtcggattagggttcttatgagttAGTCTataattgccttgtttgatcgataattgatTGGTTTAGAAACTGTTAGTGTTGATTGATTATCATAAATTAAGGAAACTATTGAATGTGTAACCGATCAAGCATAAAAATCGGGATTTAAAAGCCAATCGCACAAGGAGTCTAGTCGCACAAGCCTtgtcagtcgcacaagatgtttTCACTCGCACAAGGCTTGCTGGATCACACGGGATGTAATGTGTTATGCTGTTGGGCCGAGCAGCCCAAATCACCATCGCACAACCCATCCAGATCGTACAAGGTTACCCAGATCGCACAAGTCCcttatatgtttttttaattggGCCGATATGTTGTTGTACTGTTAGTTTGGGCTGCAACAGGTTGGGTCGGTTTGCTAATGGGCCGGGCATAAGGCTGATCGCACAACcgattgtggatcgcacaagttgtgctgatcgcacaatcgGTTGGGCCGACTATCTTTTGGGCTTAGACTTttaaatcgcacaagttgaataTGTTGTTTGACTGTTAAAATggtgccatgatctatacgtgctcgTAACGTGTTAATTTGTGTGAAACCTATGTGCTatgcttgagtcaaaacctgacttgtatggtaaccctgttaggacgtggttgaccactcttagttcaagaaaccttttgtgtatctgccgagcaaaccaaggtgagttcacacagtcaaggcatgggattcccgggtgggaattgggttggaagatttgaattggataattactcgtacttacgctattgctagactatagaccatcgtcctcaggttagtcaggacacttacgtaaaacctacataaactagtatctaccattgtctcccgggtcaggaggacacttacgtaaaacctacgtaaactcatacctaccgctgtcttccgggtcggaaggacacttacgtaaatcctacgtaaaccccacacgtaccactgtcctcggggaagggcactcacgtaaatcctacgtgaccttgtacgtattcctgttctcggattaagaagaacacatggttgcaaatagtctagtaagtacaaatatgggaagcccccattagtaaggataaacatgggaagcccccattagtaataaatataatcatgggaaacccccactattagtacatacatacatgggaagcccccactaaatgaacatacattttgctattacgaacttactttctgtgaactcgctcaactagttgttgactctctgctgcatgccttgtaggaccttaggtacttatggagcttgcacagggaggagcaggtcttTGTGGGTCATGGATCGTAGAcgccatgttaaacgtttaaacaattgaacttatgatttacattgggtttacatacgtatgcttccgctactcaaattacgtttcgtttggtttgaacatcaattgtattgaattgggttttacgaactattttAATCATTATACATTATGTTCAATaagattgatggcttgatcctggtcatgtcacgcctccaagcggtggtactccgcgtgtggattttgggggtgtgacatatactcTTGACATCTTGGAAGATAGTGGCATGGAAGGGTGTCGCCCGAGTTCTTTCCCTATTGAACAAAATCTCAAACTTGTTACTAACGAACAGGATCCGAAGGTTGATGCTAGCTCTTATCGACGTTTTATTGGTCGACTTCTTTATCTCCAAGCCACTCGTCCAAACATTGCTTACTTTATCAACACTCTTAGTCAGTTCGTCTCGGACCCTCGTCAAAGTCATTTGGATGTTGTTATGAGAATTCTTCGGTATCTCAAGGCTACCCCAGGTCAAGGCATACTCTTATCCAAAGAAGACGGTACCAACTTGGTCGCCTACTCTGACTCGGATTGGCTCGGATGTCCTCTTTCTAGGCGTTCTCGCACCGGATACATTATTCTTTTTGGTGGTGCTCCAATCTCATGGAAAACCAAGAAGTAGTCTGTCGTCTCCCATTCTTCCGCTGAAGCTGAATACCGTGCAATGGCCTCCACTGTTAGTGAGGTTATTTGGTTACGATGGCTGCTACATGAACTAAATGCAGACCAAACAGGCTCGACTGCGCTCTTCTATGGCAACCAAGCAGCTCGTCACATTGCCAACAATCCGGTTTTCCATGAGCGCACTAAACATGTTGAGATGGACTGTTACTTCGTACGTGAACGCGTTGAGTCCAAAGAAATATACACTATGCCAATTGATTCTAAGCTTCAACTTGCTGATCTTCTCACCAAAGGTCTTGGCGCTGCTCGGCTGAAATTCTTACTCGACAAGCTGGGTGTTGTTAATCTGCACGCTCCAGCTTGAGGGGGAGTATTGGATTTTATTTTGGTCCAGTTATTATGCCTTGATTGTCTATTGTCTTGTTCCTAAAGATATGCTCCTAGATAGTTTCCAGATTTATGTTTTCCTAATTTACGTTCTCTGTTCTGGGTTATTTAGGAGGTTAATCCTTCTCTTTTCCTTGTACCAAAACATTAGGGCAAAACAATCAATGGAAACCtttgaaattataaatttttatattatttacttatttaaccTGACTACACTAGACATTAAAATAACTATTTTATGATTATCACAGCTTCAATCCTCATAAAtcataagagttaattacatagttagtctgtggtttgcacaaagtgaCATACTTAGATATTattagtttaaaatcacattctagggtattaacttttcatattgtaacgtttggaggtattaacgttagttgtaggtttaaaatcacattctattagtacctaagtatgttattttgtgcaaaccatatggactaactatgttaatacttTAGAAGTTAATAACTCCACATGTTAcgtacaaaatgaaaagttaataccctagaatgtgattttaaactattaatacctaagtatgttattttgtgcaaaccacagggactaactatgtaattaactctaaatcaTAATCACATTTAATTATTACACCATATAACACACATGTTATTCTATGCTTATTTTTTAATTAGATGCTTTTTTTCCTTATAAAATACTAATAGTCACTTGCATTAGGCCAGGGGTGTGGTATACCGCCCCTGACCACATCATTGTCGTTGGCGCCCTATGGCGCCTCACACTCATCTCATGCCCGCCCTAAAGGGGGTGCTATCCAAGCTCTGCCATTGCAGTAATGATCGTTAAAGGGAAAAGCGGGTGGAGCTCATTCTTTTCACCAATCAAATCTTtttctctttatttttttattttgtctAATAATgggctttaaaccattgcatgcaagttaaagaGAATAATGTTAAAGCCCCCTATGTGACATGCGCTTATGTGGATCTAACGTAGCGTAATAAAGCCCATAGGGGATTTAAACCACACCTCCTAGCCTTAGCCTTAGTAATTAAAAGGTTTTAACTATTTTTAGAATTGGAACATTGGAacattaagtaaataaataagtatTAAAGATGGGGTCACTGCCTCTATATATAGTAGTAGTAAAGCATCATAGAAGAAGCCCACTTTAGTGTTGAAGTGAGTAACCATGTCAATAGCATCTTCCAGAAAGCAACAACAGTCTCTCATTCATCCTAAGACCACAAAACCTCGAAGTGTTTCAGATGACATGTTCATAGAAGACCAAGACGACGACACAAGTGTTGATGGTGTCACCAGCTACATCTACTTGAACCGCCCAAAGGCCACCGTAACCCTTGACAAACAAGTGGTCCTCAGCCGTATTCGCCGCCGCAAGTGCATGAATTTGGTGAAATCCACCATCAACTCTCTTTTCCCTTCCACAACCACCACCCCTCCCCCGGGTACCTCCTCTGCCAAGAAGATCAGATGGGCTGACGACCCTTTCGCTGCTCCATAACTTCATCTCCAACAGAATTTGTAATTCGGTTCTGTTTTAATCGGTTTATGTTCAGTTTGAACATTAGTTTAACTGTTTCAAACCAAACAGTAAACACCCCTAGGTTTTATTCAGGACCAGTTTTCATGGTTGCATTTTAAAACTGATCTGGGGCAAATATATATTATAGTTTTTAAGTCTTGTATCTAATGTTTTTTTATGTCTCAATTTACAAAGGATAAGATATAGCTTTAAATAAgtagttaaaaatatataaaatgacgCGTCAAGTTGAAGATTATGAAAGAATCTCCTACTAAGCAAGTTTTGTCAAAAAGAAAATATTGATTCTTCATAACGACCCTCTTTGGTATCCAAGTGATTTGTCGATATAAAAGGTTATAAGATTTGTATATTTATGCTATGcttaatatatttataatttatggTTGTTTAATAAGTCTGACTTGCAATTACTTGTTCGTGATCAGTTTGACAAATAACAAAAATTCGAGCGCTGATTTGATTtgatccttttttttttttgttgatcaGCAAACAATCCTTTATTTTCATCACTAAAAAGCAAAAAGGTTTCCAGCAAGGTACTAGCACCTATATGCCTTCACGAGTTCACCCATATTACAACCCAAACAGGATTACAAGATTACAATTCAAGTAACACCAGGGCCGTTTCTGAAAATCACAAAAGAATTTTTGGCCCTGTACGACATAAAAAAATTGGGCcctattcattaatccattatgTTTTTTTATTGAGGTGGATCAAGTCATTAATCCATTACACACTAAAAGAGTTGGGCTTTAACGTTTTTGGTTCATAAATCGAGACCCTTTACGTTTTTTCCtttaaaaacatacaattttttttaaaaatatatataaaaaaacttataaATTTTTTTGGGCCCAAGATCATGTTATTTATCTGTAAGGgcctattttatttttataaatcaaACTATACCAACAAAAGAtagaaacaaaaaacaaaaaattgtTATTTTTTCTCACGGTTCCATTACACTTCTCTCTACATGCAAATAAGCTTGAACTAGTGGTGAATACATGAATTTTGAGTAAGGGGCAAGATATGGGTCGGTCAAAATAGGGTGAATACATGCAGACTCAAAACACTATTATTTTTAAGTAATTACATGTTTACCTcaacaaaaaaattataaaaattaactaaCAATTGAACAATTTTGATATAAATTGTAACTTGAACAATCattttttataaacaaaacaaTTAAACTTAACTGAAACAATATAAATTGAATAATCAccgtttgcttttttttttttttgatgaaactaatttaaaaaaaaaaatccactaTAAAGGGCACAATATCCACTGACATCCTTACAAAGTTAAAAAATGGTttgaattgaaaaaaaaaatccgaATTGGCATGCTTCGAACCTGAATCTCCTGAATAAAGATACAAGAAGGCAGTCATCTGCACCATATAAAACTTATATAAGTCTATGAATTGgtaattattttatttaagtGTAAACCGAGTGAAAAACAAAGTTTTGGGCCCCAAATTTTTTGGGTCCAGAGCGGTGCCACACCCTGCACACCCTCTGGGCTGGCCCTGAGTAACACTAAAATGCACCCGGTTCTCCCATCCTGTTGTGTTGCACCTTTGTCGATGTTTAGTCCACATGAAGGCCAATGTTTGCATTTCGCCAAAAATCATGTCGACATCTATTCTCTTCCCGTAGAAAATGAGTTCATTCCGTTCTTTCCAAATTGCCCAGCACGTTGCTAGAACTATTGTCTGTACCAAGCGCCTTTTTTGTTCTGATGCCAATATTTGAATTAGATCGCGGACACTGAAGGCATACAGTTGAGGAATGTTACACTAGGTGCTTACTTTCTGCCACACCAAAGCTGAAATATAACAAGAAACAAAGAGGTGATTGACATCCTCCTCTTGCTCCCCGCATAGTCCGCACGCGGCTGACCCACTTAACAAACCTCGTTTCTGCAGCCCTTTGAGAGTTGCCAGACGATCTTGTTCAGCCCTGTGACAACCTAAAACTTCAAGTTACTACTTTAACCTAACTACAGCTAACTTAGTCATATATTCATAGCACTGCATTTAACTAGGGTTAGTTAAATGAGTCTACTTTGGCAATTCGAGGAATTACCGGAACACAAACATGATAACTCTCGAACGTTGGTGACTAACGCGAATAATAAATATAAACGGATGGTTTATACGATATTCATGTGCTGCATAACAAGTACGTGAACTACATGTTTTAATTGTAAATTACATGTTATTGTGTGCTTTATATGAAAATTGCATAGTTAGGGTGCTTTCTGGATAGGTTAGAAACTTTAATAAAACTCCTCATAACCCTAAACCCTCCTCTCAAATCAATCATACGACAGTTTTATCATTTCTCTAATCATCACCTCCAATCATTCCTCTAATCATTTGGCTACACCAAGTTCTCCAATCTTTGATCATTCAACCTTTCAAGAACAACCTTTACATCGAATCATAGGTAAATGTTTATGTTTATACGTTGTTGTTCTTGTTCATTTGATTTCTAGCAAACCCTTGTCCTCCAAACAATGGCCCTGTGTTTACTTGTTTGTGCTTGAATGATGGTGTTTTGTGAATAAATGTGCATTGTTAATGCGTATTAGAATGCCATTGATATGAGAGCATTGCCAATCTGTGTTGATAATTTGTAATATCTGATGTGTCGTAAAACACACACTTTTATTCTATGTATTTTGTATAGTCTAGTAATTAATTAGAGTCGTTTGTATTAGTTTTAttatacattttattattttatattgttACAGGTCCCGATGCGAAAAAGGAATCGAAACGAGCTTAAATAGATAAACAAATTAAGAATCGGGAGCTGATTAAACTCGAGGGACCAAAATGCAAAAGGCTTAAAGTCATtctaaaaatatatactaaaCTTGAAGGGACTAAAGATGCCatatatgaaaaatgaaaaattgatcatgaaaagtaTTGAATGAAGAGGGACTTAGATGAAAGTTTGCAATTAAATCACACATTGCAACAAATGAAAAGAAATCGGTATGTTTTCATAATTCACGAGGTTATGGGTCCCACTGTTGACtaaagaaatatgtttttttaacagaaaatttggattactgacggaccactgaaatatcatcgtgccaccagcagaaccatccgatcatatccatctccactaggcaataatgtctATTCACCagttcaggaggaaacccaataaatctgggaaaaccccctttgtgagaatcgaacccatgacctaatggtcataagcttTATCCCACCCCTAAAATACCACTAGTCTATAATGCCAAGGGTGACTAAATAAATATCTATTGACCATAAGAGAATCATGTTGACCGAATTAAGATTATTAGAATTTGTGTGTGGGCCAGTTCATGATTTGTGTAGCATTTGGGCCTGGTGTTTGGTGATATACGAATTGGCAATTAAATTTCGTGAATCTAGTGGATATATTAAGAAAAGAGGGGGCTATCAAAAGATATACTTGAACACAAGGTCAGACGCAAATATCAGACGTGCGAGAGGAGGCTATAGAGGCGACGAGCAGATCAGATTGGGGACGCACGAACAGAATTGGAAGGTGTTTAGCAAAGATTAAAGGCTACGGAATCACCGGGATCGAGCGGAGGCTTGGAGAACAAAGAATTACCGGGTTTAGTTATCCGATTCTTCTAGTTTTcttattttctttgttttatcTAATAAATTCCGAGTTTAAACCTTGTTTGATTGATTTAAAGACTATCTTTTCTCGCTAAACCTTTCGATACTACATAGGTTAAGATGAATatttaataaagtttggatttctACTCCTTTATTATCGTGTGTATGGGTTTTTCTTAAAAAGTAAAGAACCGTGGAACCTTTAATTTAGTGCATATGCGTATCTAGTTTTGATTATTAATTGTTTATTCGTTTCACATGAACCTTGGTGAATGTCGTTTATAGGATAGGTTTGTGTTGATTGCTCGAGTCTTTGCGGGTTCAGGTAGTCTTTGGGTGAATTGGCCAATAACCTTAGAAACggtaaataaaatatatttagaaCATGATATTCTGCTAatcttgtcgctgagaggctcgaggttattaataggtctcggtttgatATATAGCTAGGATTAGGTTTTGAGAGAAATCGGTCTTAGTTTCCTAATCTTATTCGTGTctattaaactaaattaaaatccatagttgccttagactttcgcgctgagaggtagattgtCGGATTAAGGCACTTTTAAAgaagttagaggactgagaggaagtctaacCAACCGGTAGTCATAACAGCCCGGGAGAGTCTCacaggtttcttcctgagaagggtcgggaggaCTTAGTAGGGAGTTCTTAGGGTTTAGCACACGAAGATCACGGTTCCATACCACTTTAGtttcgaatagaaatccattcctAGTTAAATAGGATTCTAGTATAGGTAGTTGTTCGTCACCTCTGATCTAAATCTCGTTTAAGTCGCATCATAgttatttaatttaattagtttATTTTAATCGTAATTTTAAGATATTTAgaaacctcccccccccccccaaacataAAAACAGTTAGAGTCCGTGTTAGTCTAAATCTAGATAGAAGTTAGTAAACGTAATTAGAGAGTCACgtggttcgatactcggacttacttaggctatattgcattgaccggtacacttgtcggttgtgtggtctaggttttagagagtcttagtttataaatttaaaacttagcgTGTTTGGTTTAGGTTAAAATTAGTTAGTTTGTAAACTTGAATCAGGGTTTAATGTATGAGAAATCAGGGTTTACTCATCTTATGTGTGGTCCGACTTTGAGAGAAGGGTAATAGAGTGGTCAGTTTCTAAAATAAAAGAGATGGATCCGAGTTTGTACGAACTTAATTTATAAACCCTGAATAACTAATGGGTTCGAACTTAGGAGGTTCATGGGGATACACATATAATGTGATTTGTAAATTCTGAGTTTACGCATTTCCATCCGAATTTACCTTATGTACTGATAGGCAAAATTGAGTTGTATAAGAAGATTAAGGATCCAAATATAATAGTGTTAAAAACTCTGAATTTTTGATAGTTCTGTACTTAGTATTGGCTGGGATAATGTTGTGATTATAAAAGAAAAGAAGGATATGGGCTAAGTTGTAAACATTGGTCCGAACATCTACATATATACCTTATATAAACAAATTCTGAAATGCTCAACATATGttctaaaaatatataatatgtatTGAATGTTCTGAATTTCCGAATCTACAAGAATGCATCTGATTTTATAATCTTGGGAATATGGTCCGGAtttatgttaatcatgtgctgcaTTTATTAACTTTAGTGGGCCGCTCATATACATATAAATAGTGGGTTGTTATGTTTAAATTGTGAGCTGACATTACTAATGTATTAGGATTATTTTCTTTAGTAAATTAACTTTAATATTTTACTAAGCTAGGAAAGATAGGAACCAATagaattatgacatgtggcaaaattttaaaataaagagagagtattttagtcaatcctATCCTTTCTTCTTCCTTATTCCACTACTAGAAAACCACATTTTTTCCAACAAAAGTTTCCTATAAATTTCCCACAACTCAATTTTTATTACAATTTTCCTACAATTTTTTgacaaaaaagaaaaacaaaaaaaacccaaaaatttttcacaaatttcctacaaaattGCCACACAATAAGCATTTGTAGCAATTTCATCACAAAATTCACAACCTTTTCGACAAAATTCAGACaaaaattataaaatcttatattATTTGTAACtacaataaaataataatttaagaaatataaaatattaaatttgtcAGGAACTTGTAGCAAATTGACACCAGTTGCTAcatattattttatttgttatttatcaattttagaaagATAGAtaatttaaaaaagtaaaatgataagtttgttggaaatttgtagcaaattgacaacagttgctacaaatttcctacaaaaatgCTATTATTCattaaattaagaagaaaacataattttaaaaactaaaatattagatttgttagaaatttgtagcaaattgacacCAGTTGCTACATATTTGCTACAAAAAAAGGTTATgttatttgttatttatcaattttagaaaaatagataattttaaaaaataaaatgataagtttgtcggcaatttgtagcaaattgacagcagttgctacaaatttcctacaaaaaggcTATTATTCATCAAATTAAGaagaaaacgtaattttaaaaataaaatattagatttgtcagaaatttgtagcaaa comes from the Helianthus annuus cultivar XRQ/B chromosome 4, HanXRQr2.0-SUNRISE, whole genome shotgun sequence genome and includes:
- the LOC110907172 gene encoding uncharacterized mitochondrial protein AtMg00240-like codes for the protein MEGCRPSSFPIEQNLKLVTNEQDPKVDASSYRRFIGRLLYLQATRPNIAYFINTLSQFVSDPRQSHLDVVMRILRYLKATPGQGILLSKEDGTNLVAYSDSDWLGCPLSRRSRTGYIILFGGAPISWKTKK